The window CGGTTCTAATATTTATGGCCCAACCCGCCTCACCGACCCGTACccatttatatattcaaaaaccCTTTAAGTAAAAAGAAATTAGGGTTTTTCTCATTCTCTCAATCTCTTTCTCTGTCCTACCGTAGCCATGGTTAGTTCTCTAAGCCGTACAACAAATTCAACTTCATCAATCTTATGATTTTGCAAGTTTTTACGACTAGCTTAAGCATTATTATGGTACTGAtgttttttaaatgatttttttgtgatgTGAAAATTGGTGAACAACAGCCTCAGGGAGATTACATAGAGTTGCACAGGAAGAGATTTGGGCGTCGCCCTGATCACTTCGAGCGTAAACGTAAGAAGGATGCTCGTGAAGTTCACAAGCGATCCCAAATTGCCCAAAAGGTCCATTTTTTTCGAAATAATTCAacatcttttcattttactGTTTCAATTTTCTTATATGCTGTATTACATGAAATTTGAGCTAAAGTTTTGTTTTTTGTGCTCAAAACAGGCTTTGGGTATCAAGGGTAAGATGTTTGCTAAGAAGCGGTATGCTGAGAAGGCCCAAATGAAGAAAACGTAAGTTTTTAAATGTGTAATTACTATTTTAGGCATGTTGGTTTGGACCTTTTACGAAGTTGTTCACTttgatttttattatgtttGTGATCTTGTTGTCCAATGATAGTTGTGAATGGCACAGTCAAAATGCAGCTGAATGAATATTGATCATTTATAGTGCTGGCCTTGTCTAGTTAGTTTTAGTTAGGGGTTCGGGGCTAGGTTATTGTTATCTGCATACTTGTCTGATATATTAAATTGATTATCAAGTATATAGGAACACCAAATTTTTAAAGCGTGTGCTCATGCTAGTTCATTAGGTAAATTGACTATTCCATAATCTGATATTTGAATAATCAGAATTAGTTTTGAAGCCCAAATTGAATAGGAAGCATTGTCCATCATTGGTGGCATAGTTCCTCTTTTGTAATATTTCTGAGATTATGATACGGGTCTTGAGAATAATTAATGCTCCTAGGATTGGTTGTTATTCAGAATTTCAGATTATGGTGCTTGTTGGGTACTGAAAATATTGGGGCCTACTGAATTTCTCTATATCATTGGTTTAGTATTTGCTTTTCAGTTGGAAACCGAACCAACTCTTCTTTACGTTACCAGCTTACTTGGTGTTTGTTTGGATCAGTAAAAAAAGTTTCTCACATCTGAAACTTGCATTATCGATTCAGTTTTAGAGAGTAATTAGTCCATAGCTATTTGCAGTTGCTATTCTCTATCGAGGTGCCAGAAGATGGTGGTAGTTCTCTTGGTTTAGAACTTCAGATTTTATCTATATTGAACTAGGGTGTGTGTGGGTGTGGAGTGTGACTAGAGGTTAGATATGTATTGGTGGAACCGTAACTTAGGAGCAGACAATTGTGAGCCAAAGTAGTGGCTGCGGCGCGTTCAGGCACTCCCGCTGAAAAACATTCTTTTTCCGACAAAACCTGCCACCATTTCTATTGACCTGTGTGAAAAAAGTTACTGAAGGATAGTCTGAAGGATCTACAcatattcattattttctaAGAGCAAGTGGATTCTGCTAATTTGTTGTGGATTGCTTTAGTAAATCACACAACTGAGCATTTTCTTATACCTTGAGGTCTCAACCTACATGCTCTTTAGCATGGGATTTTGAGTCTCGCTTCTCTTTGGAATAATCGCCTGATGGGTGATGAAGTAAATCATTGGTTCACATCCAGCTAACTTACACATTGGCTGAAGTACAATTCATACCACCTATAGGTAGTTTTAGACAAGTTGAATCCCTTTACTACTACTAATTGTTTCCACTAAAAGGTTATTTAAATGTTAAACATAGTTTTTCTAGCATTTTGCAGTTCATTGAAATAATTTGACTTTTATCTTCTAATGAGATTTGCTTCGATGTCACTTAGATTCTGGTAGGCGTAATTGTTAGACAATTAATTCTGAGGACTGTATGCTCTATATAGATTTACGCTGTAtagtaaaaaaagaagataagaatTAGGAGGTTTCAGCCTTTTACAGCGAAGTCACATCTCCATCCGACTATTGTTGTTGGAATCTATGGTTGATGCTATATATAGCGGGTCAAATTTTCTAAACTACTAATagaatacttggtgcatttaTTTGGTCCTTATGGATGAGGCATGTGATGAACTGATGATTCTTTCCTCACCAAAGACTTCACCTGTTCCTAAAtgatttctttttgaaatttctgATATTCTAGCCAATTCACATTTTACTTTGTTTGCCTTGAATAGATTGGCTATGCATGAAGAGTCATCATCCCGGCGCAAGGTTGATGATGATGTGCATGAGGGTGCTGTCCCTGCATATCTGATGGATCGTGAGACTACCACAAGAGCTAAGGCATGTTGAGTTTGATGCAGTGTTGAACTTGTCGTTTGTTGTTCAATTGGTGGTACAATGACCATAGACTGAATATTctgtttttaaattataaaccttCTATGTAGATTCTTAGCAACACAATAAAGCAAAAGAGGAAAGAGAAAGCTGGAAAATGGGAGGTGCCTCTGCCTAAGGTAAATTCAGAATATCCCTTCATTAGTAAAATATTTTACCttgtccaaaaaaaaagaaggtaaagTTTGAATAACATGGTAGTTTTTGGCCTTGCACTACTTGTTTCAATACTATCACTTTCTGCCTGTATGCTGGTTCTTCACTCATGTTCGGTGTGCACATAATTTTTGCTAAATATGTTTGTGTGTGATTGAAGGGTCTGTCATTTACTTCTGTTTCTGAAATATTGACGTAACTCCCGTGTGACTGGTCACAAATAAAGATACTTCACACTTCAGTTTGTGCTCTTAAGATTGAACTCGTGGATCTAGGGATGATTCTTATTTGTTGGTCTTGGATAGGTACAGAGATTTCTCTGTAAATAGATTACCCACAAAGGGTTGCTATTCCAATATCATATGAGCATCGCTGTTCCTTTTGTATAAATGTCTATAATCTTTTCGTTTATGGAAATTGCTTTCTAATAAAGATACTTCACCTTACAGGTTAGGCCTGTGGCTGAGGATGAGATGTTCAGAGTGATAAGATCTGGCAAAAGGAAGAGTAAGTATCTTCAATTACCTAATTTCGTTTTCTGTTGGTTAGCCTATATCTACAAGTTCTTAATTTCAGCTCCTTATGCTTGTCCTTTGTTGTATTGTTTGTTGCCTTTGGGATTGTTAAGAGTGATTTTTTTTGACCATTTTGATTTGTCTCATCTTTGCAGCCAAGCAGTGGAAGAGAATGGTTACAAAAGCCACCTTTGTCGGAGCAGGGTTTACCAGGAAACCTCCAAAGTATGAGCGGTTCATCCGCCCATCTGGCTTACGGTTTACTAAAGCCCATGTGACACACCCTGAACTTAAATGTACGTTCAATCTTGAGATCATCGGGGTGAAGAAGAATCCTAATGGTCCAATGTATACTTCTCTAGGTGTTATAACCAAGGGAACCATCATTGAGGTAATCTTTCTGTTTCAAGACTGCACCCCAGTTTATCTAATTTAGCTTGCATTCACTAATCGTCTTGCTATAAAATCCAGGTTAATGTCAGTGAACTTGGTCTTGTCACTCCTGCTGGGAAAGTTGTATGGGGTAAGATATGCTTTACTTAGACGTTACACTTCTGGGATTCTTTTGTCCTTCAAATTCTGatcattcatttttttgtgGATGGTTTTATGCCAGGTAAATATGCTCAAGTGACGAATAATCCTGAAAATGATGGTTGCATCAATGGAGTTCTCCTAGTGTAGTACTTTTTAACAGAGAAGAAACTGCacctttttttgtttgaatagaGTGCATAACTATATGTATCTCTTCGGTATTGCTGGACTCTGGTTGCGACAGAGTTGTAGAACAGGAGAGGCGAAATGAAGTAGTGATTTGTTGGAACTTGCAACTGTACCGATGATATTAGTCTTTGTTTATTGTTATGCTATAAACATGTTTATTGAATTCCTTGACGTGGAACGTAGCATGTAGATTCATTTACCAGGAAAAATCAAATCAGTATTAAGTTATTCATCAGAAATGTCCCAAAACCTTTTTATTACTATCATCAGTAAATCCTTAAGTTGAACaacaattttaacttttaagcaTGTAGTATATCATATTTTGTAATCGTAGCAATTCAAGGCTATTGCAAAAGTCAAGGTTTACCAATTACCTATTTATATTGTTTGTACTTATTTAACCACAcccaatcaagaaaacaaacaagtatatcatGGCTTAAAAATCAGTTTCTGGCTGGCAAGCTTTATAAAGAAAACATATTACCTACTGCAAAATATTTATGTAGCATCAATTGGACATATAAAAGTGAATGAAAATGATCAGTTTCTGGCTGGCAAGCTTTATAAAGAAAACATATTACCTACTGCAAAATATTTATGTAGCATCAATTGGACATATAAAAGTGAATGAAAATGATCAattggacaaataaaagtgaacgaagGTGAAGGAAAGGAGTATACGAAGCTGTATCACAGTCAAAAtgttatcatttattttattaaaaaaaatcctccTCCTCTGCCCTTCAAAagtggaaaagaaaaagaaaaacgaaAATGGTTTCTACATTGGCGGGAGTCAATTACCTCTATAAATATGTCTCCATGAACTAAATCTTCCCTCGTAAATCTTCCTTCCAGCGAAAGCTGCTAGATACAGATTAGGGTTTTTTCTATGATGCTCAAAGGGCGAGAAAGTTTGATCAGATTAATAGGTCGGCGTCGGCGATTTCTCCGTCGCCGTTCTCTTATCACTTCATCTGTTCCTCAGGTACCAGTTTTTCCAATAACCGTTTACACAATATGCCATTCTCTGTTAATATAGATTCACTGTTAAACAATTGCATTCGATGATTTACAGATTGGTTGTAAAGAAGATAAGGATGAGGTAAACACTGAAAGTGGAAATGGAAATGGAAATGGTGATGAGGAAAGTGGAAATGGAAATGGAAATGGTGATGAGGAATGGGTTGATTGTCCTGTTTGTGGGACGAAGGTTCGAGGTGAAGAACCTGTTATTAACTCTCATTTAGGTACGTAGAAGTTCCTTCTGTTCTTGATGTTAATAGcttttttttgagtaatttaGGATACTTTCTTCTATATTTAGCTTGATAGTAGAGTAAAAATGGTATCTTGTTATGTTTTTATGCGTGTTGTTGCAATTGTGCTTTGGATTTAAGGTAAGTGCTCAAGTTGCTGGAGAAGTTCAGATGGGGGAATTCGGCCAATCCTGTAGTTCTGCTTCAAAATCAATATATGTGTGAAAAAAATCCACAAAGTACAAATGATAAGATTTTAAATCAGTAAATCAAATGGCTTGTGGTAGAATTTTGAACTCAAACAtgtaaagtttaaatttttgatCTGCTTTTGTGGAggtatttgaaagtttaaatttcTTGGATTACCAATTTGTCAATTATGGATGAGTTATGAACTTATTTCCAGAATGCTAATGAGTTGAGCTAGGATGGAGAATGCATGTGCTCCTAATGCTACTGAAATTTCTTGCTTTCAAAATGTAAAgaattcattttgaaattgtTGAGTGAGTATTCCTTTTGCAGTGTTTATTTAATCAGCatcacaaagaaaaaaaatctcaagaaagAACATTTAAATTAAGAGAGGAACCTGTTCTCTACTTAGGCATCatgtgaattcaataatttGACATTGCCACTAGACTActatttctcattttttcccAGTAGACATAAAACCCAATTTTACAAGGTAAAATACAACTGCAAAAAGAGAACCATGGAATTCAGTCCACTTGTTTACCCCTATTCCTTTTGTGAAGTCTACTAAGAAGCTTGTCTTTGTTGCAGCTTTAGCAACAAgttaattgttttgtttttaatctttttaattgatctgttcttttatttgtttgactTTTGAACTATATGTAAACTTACAATGGAGCATTATTTTTCAGATAAATGCCTTGCTAGAGGAACTAAACGCAAATTGAGCCAGTGCACCCTTTTCCAGTTGAAATTTTGCACACGACCTAAAGTTACAGCCTCATCCATTGATTCAGACTTGACAAGGACAGAGTTTGGTTCAAGTGCAAATGATGGTGATATCCATGCTCTGGCTTCTGAAATGAGAAACTCAGAtgtttcaaaaaataatgtCCAAGATGAATCCAGTTCATCTTCAGTCTCACTTACTCTGACAACCAGCAGATCGAATATTTTCACGAGAAATAGTAGTATCTGTAATAGGGTTGATCGAGCGGAAAACTTAGATGGTCTCCCTGATTTCGATAATGAATGCAAACCTCTGTCTGGTGCAAAGTCGATGCAAATTGTGGGGCTAGAGGTTTTTCCTCAACACCAAATAAGTGATGATAGAATTGACAACTTCACAGGCTCGCCTTTGTCACTTTCTGAAAACAGGACTCCTACATTTGTGGAACCTTTGGAAGATGATGATAACTCTAAGATTTTGCTTGATACTTTCATTGTTGGCCGTAAGTTTGCTGATGACACAGAGTTAATTATTGGAGCAATGGTGATGCTTTCAAGAGATTCCGAGAATGTCAAGGATCCAAACGCAATCAAGGTTGATCTTCACTATGGTTATCTTTAATTGGTAACATTGTACCTTCTTAAAAATTTTTGGTAACATTGTATCTCAAGACGTGTGTAAAAAGCATTGCTCGTATATTATGGCAGGTTCTAACAAAAGATACCGGTCACAGTAAAGAGCTAGGTTTTATCCCCAGGGAATTGGCACAATATGTATCTCCATTGATTGACAATTTCCAGATGAGGTTTGAGGTAATAATACTAGACATTTTGTGGTCATATTCTAAGTTTTTCCATTTCCCATACAAGCTTCAACTTGTCTTACCTTTGCTCTTATTgtatttaaatatctaaaaacatatttagtatgaatatttTGAAAGGACAAGTATATATGAaccattttcaaaatattttggttAAAAAGTAGGACTTCTGTGGAGAACTTTTTGTGGCAACACacaaagaacttaaaataataataaataaattatgattacTAGATCACTTTGTCTTGTTTTACccacaataatttatttagaaaCACTGTTCATATTTCCAGTACCAAGCTCGGATAAGGGGGAAGGAATGGGGTAGGCTGGCAACCAACAGAAAACTAGTCAATTTCATGCATccccaacttgtttgggactgagATGTACTTATTGTTGCTGTAAAATAATTTCCAAAACAATATCTATATGGCACCGTAGGTTTTCAATGGTGAAGGTTAGATAGTCATAGGACTTATGAAGAGAAAAAAGAGGGTATACAGTAACAGTGCTAACCAAGTGCTTCAACTTACAAGTACAAGCAAGCTATCTTTATTTCTAAGTTATTTCTTGGCTCTCAGTCGGTTAATAGGAGTTATGCAGTGCCAAGTTTGCTCTTGGTAAATATGAATTAATACCATTTGAGGTAGTGGTTCTTGTCAAGGATTTTAATCTCTTCAGCTACTTATTTTTCCCTACTTCTATCTCCACTACtaccttttcttcttttctgaAGTTCTATTGCTGGTGCAATATTAAACTACTCTGATTTTATTGATTACCTTCATTTCTTGATACTAGTAATGCCATGATCTACTTGTAAACTGCATCTATTCTTAGAATTTTCTACATAGAGTTGGGGTACATACAAAGTGATTTATGGTCTAAAAACCTTACCCCTACTCAACTCAGGGAAGTGTGATAAAAatagatttgaaaaaaataaggcAGCAAAATAGTAAAGATAAACGAAGCTAAAGAAGCAACATATAGTATTAAAATTTGGAGGGTATGATACTACAAGAGTACTAATTAGGAGAAGAGGAGACTAGCCCCTTCCTCTCCTACATTAAGTGCGACCACACTCGACtatctactaaccttctaccctaatcctTGACCACCATTCCTTCCTATCCTATGTTATTATTTCAAACTTTGGGGTTTGGCCCTATGCCACCTAACTCATGCTGCAACACTTAAGGTGAATCCTTGGTTCACTTCATACAATTTCAACCACCCAAATCAAGTCTCTACATTACCCTATAAGCTAACTATTCTTATCCAAAGGCCAAAAGTAAATGAATGaccaaaatctcaaattttgtcATTGGGGAATTTGGGTAAGAATGAGGAGTCCAACCATTAAATCTTGGTTTAATGGTTATGATTAGCTATAACATGCTTGGAATATTTGGGTTTTTGTAAGAAAATAACATTCTATGTCCCTTATATGGATGGAAGTTGGATGTGAAAATTCCCTTGCAGGTGCCTTGGCTTTTGGAAGAAtgaaaaatgatcaaatttacGAAGTAGGGTATATATATAAGCGCTGGTAATTTATACTGAAGCGTAGTCGTATTTCAGTTCATTCTGTCTGGCACTGAATAATAGTTCTGCATTCATCTGTAACTGTACATAGATTTGGTCTTGCACACCATTTGGTTCCAGCATAAAAGCCAACTtacaagtaaaagtaaatataaacCGTTTAGCCACTTCAATATCAGCCACATTTATTTGCTAGTGAGGCTATTGGACCTGTTAAAGGTTGTTCAATAACCTTCCAATACAAGAAATCCTATACAATATAGAAGTAGCATTTTAACGAATTAAGAAAAGGAATGAGAGCTCCAGCTAGCTGTAAATTCTAGTAAATATCTTTGTGTTCTCCCGGCCGTTTGTTTTCTGTTCACTATTTACTTGTGTCAATTCAAATTATGGATTTTCGCAAGTATGGACTGATCACTAGCTTACATGGATTCAGGGCCATATAACTTCTATTCCACGGCATCCTCATGCAGTTGTCCCAATTCAGATATATTCCTCTAGCATTGCTTCTTTTGGTGAAAAGGACTCCTCTAGTCTCCAAGAATTTAATTCCTTTAGGAGAAATGCTCTATGTGCTGCTGAATTCTCGAAGACTCGTCCTCCTATCCCTGCAAAATACCAGCATAACCTTCTATTGTTACTAAAGGAGGTTTTGAAGATCAACGCACATCTTTTTGCTGAAGGCGAGAAGACCTTATTGAGTATGATCATCTTCAGCACTTGGATCATCCCAGATAATCTTTGATAAATTTGCATatataactctatttttatgCTCTATTGGTACAGAAGCTTTTTTATCACTCTCAGATGATAGTCAGAGGCTCTTTGCTCGGCTTTATGCACGTAAAGGTGTTCGATTTCAATAGCTCTTTGGCTTGCAACTTTAATATTCTAGATTTGGTTAATTTCTAGATCTTATCCACTTAAGCTTGCGTACTGCCACTTCTTGTAGATGACAAAATCTTTATTTATGGAGTCCAGATGTGCTGCTTGTTTATTAACCATAAGGCCTTTCAATGTCTGCTAGAGTTGTTTATTGGAAATGACTTATTGCAGTGTTcttatttctttgtattttcatgaTAATGTTTGTGTATGGGTCAGCTTGCCTCAACTATGCTACCGGGTCCCAGTGTCCttctattagtatagatttcgTATAATATTGCTACCAAGACTTGAGATAGATGTGGAAAAATCACCTACCTGCCTTTGCTAAAATTTGAACCTTGGTCACCTTTGGTTCATTCCAGCTTCAGCTACCGCTAGATCACACATGTGGTTCAATTAGTTGCTATTTTCATGATACCATTTTTCTTCGGACACTACCTTTTCCTGACTGCTACAGACCCATAATGAATAGTCTACCTTATATATGAGACCATGGTAGTAATGAATTGGCTTCTTCTACTTAATGTTACATCACTTACTCTACATTCACTGATAATTCGGTTGCTATCCGGAATCGTATTAGAAGGGCGTGGTTTCAAGTTCTTCTATTTGTACAACTAAAGCTTATCATGTTGTGTTTTCCTTCTTTTACTCTGTATtcatgaaaatttgaatgattCATTGCTGGATGATTCAAGAAGTTTCTTGATCTTATTAGATTCCTTTTATTTCTTACCTTAGGGCCATGGTTTCGGACAGCTAGCATATCATATGCTGAAATATGTGATTATAAAGAAGCTGTGAAGGGTCTTTCTGGTAGACAAATTGTATAACGCTGTGGTAAATTCTATATAGTCTTGCTCTAAGAGAAACTGAATGCAACATCATTTAAGTCATCCTCTTTTACTTTGCAGAAGCAGAATGTGTTACTTTATTCGAATCAATTGATAAACTACAAATTGGTGACTTGAAGGAGGTATTGGATGTCCTTAATGTTGGTGAACTACGGGACCTCTACAGTCTTAACAAGGTTCTTGTttctttattatgtttttatatGTTCCACATGCCTTGAAAACAGATGTGATTCTTTATGGTGAAAAACTTCATGTATTAAAACGAGGTTAATTTTGGAAGAATAAGATCAGTTCCTTCTTGAAACCTAGAATACAacttattttgaaacaaaatgagAAGGATAAAACACCACCACTTATTTTGGAACTGAAGGAGTAGTACATGGTGGAAATTATATCCTGCAGTTTGCTTTATTGGAATATATTACTCTTAACTATGTAACGCAAAAGCTATACAGGTTGAAAGATGGACAGTTAAAAGATTGGGAACTAGCAGAATAGTTATTGAGACCAAACATGTGGGGGATTATTCCTTATAGAAAACCTTGTGAAAATTAttgcaattttttctttttatttctataaCATATTAAATTTGCCATCCACTCTTAAGATTCCTACTTCAAAGCTTATCTTGATACACATCATTCTCCTTTTGGTAATTCTGTCCTGACTTTCATCATTCAGGGAGTTTCTTTTCTGTTACTGTAAGGTGGATGTTTAGTTTACTTGTATGTGACTTGACATTGCCGATTTAATCTCCAAGCAATCTAAAGATTTAATAAATGAAATTCAGTCTTGTTAATGCATTtgcaatattatttaatatttcttcCTAGTAGACTGTCTTGTGAGTTTAAAGAAGAAGCTATCTTTAGGTCATGAAAGGCTTGGAGCATTATGGAAGGCTCCATCTAAATTTGATTGATGCCATAGTTAATGCTCCAATAATGAGATTGGCTTCTGATGACTACACAGAAACAGGATACTGTGTGGACAGATACGGGCCATACAATTCTTAgcactaaaaaaataatcaaggaaaataaataactaatctTCTGCCACCCCAACTTTGGTGGTCAGCTATCACCAAATCTTTTTACTCAGATCTGTACACCCATTTCAGCATCATTTTAATATTGccttcttattcttttttttcttcaattgtgTTCCTTTTCTTGTATGTAGAAACCATAATATGTTTATTGAGATTCGTTCATCCTAATTAATTGGACCATTGAAACTAAGAGTCTTAAAATTGTAGGAATCACCGCTTTTGTATGTTTTGTGTATTAATTGCTAATAACATGGTCACACTCTACTTACAACTGATTATCTGGATGATGTATGTTACCCTTTTAACACTTCATCAaaagggaaaataaaaaaagggaaTATGTTGCCTTACAATAGGGGTTAagctttgttttgttttaaaatattctcAAAGTAGAAGGGAAAATGTGGTACTTTCATGCCCTTGTCAGAGCTTGTGCTTTGCCTTCGGTCTTCTCTGGATATGTGTTCTTAATTTCTGTCTGACTAAGCTTGCTTTGCACAAGGAAGAGACATAAGGAAAGAAGAGTAATTGGCTCAGTGCAATTGAGGGAAGTGAAAAATGTaagttaaaaagaaataaataagtagATGCAGTTAGGGTGGTATAGCAAAAAGTTCCATTTTGCTTCTCCACCTGCTGTCATCATAGCTGTGCTGCAGGCAACTTGACAGCTGCAAGTTTTTAGTTGTTGCTTTTCTGAGGTGTTTCGTTGATTAATTGCATCTAGCGTTTCTTCCAAAGTTTTGCCAAAAAGTAGTTGTTATCAGATCAGGATCTCTTGGAAGATTAGGGTTAACGATTTTATGTGTCTCTACAACCACAACATGCCCAATATAATCCCACTTAGTGGGTTCtggagagggtagagtgtatgccGAGATTACCGCTATTTTCAATAGACACTCCGCCAATTTTATGTGTCTCTGAAGTAAAATATTCTAGATGCTTCCTTAGTTGTTCATTGCATTCTTCCCTTTGTTCGTGGGACTTCCATGTTCAATGATAATGGCCTTCCGATTATCTTGTTTGAATTACATACATCTTTCTTACAAATGTGTTTTATTTTGAGATTTAGTTCAGTCACATAAGAAGATTGTCCGGAACTCTGATCATGGTATAAGAAAGCAAGATTACGTTGGTCGGCTTCTTGGTGCATATGAAAGTGGTTTATGGTAGGTTGTTTTTGAAATTCTTTATCCCGCTGCTGTCACTCTGTACCACACCTTACTACTCTTTCATGTAATTGCTTCAAAATGGCATCACTGCAGCCCCAATCTTCAAAGTATGATTCTAGGAAAAACTGGAAGCTGTATCAGGATATCTGCATTGGCTGAATCTGTCTTTTGGCGTGCTGAGGTGATTTTGGAGAAATCTCTATTATGTCGTCTAGCCTCTATATAATAAACATTGTTTGGCATGTACCCTTCTAACTTTTTCTTCCTTCAGAGGCTATTTTTTCTGAATGGAGAGCAGGACCTGTCAGCATTCTTACTTGTTGACTTGGGCATTGTAAAATATCCTGCTTATAACTGCATATTCACAGACCAGATTTTTCCAGACAGAAGTGACCTAttgtcttatgaggaggtaTGCTAACTCTTGTGAAAAGATACTTTCTGCCCTTATTAGCTGCTGTCAAAAGAACAAaaactttttcctttatttaGTTTGAATTTAATGCCCATAGGCCATTGAGGTTGCACAAGTTATGGATGAGTCTCTTGACGAGAACAACAATGAGTTGGTATCAAGATGCATTGAAATTTCTGCCTCTCACGTATCTAGCTTTGTGGAGGAAGATAGATCATCACATTTTGGGTCGATGACTGCATTTTTATCTTGCTTTTCAGCCAGTTGGGTATATTCTAAGGTGATCCTGTTGGGTGTTTCTTTCCTGGAGCATGAACGTAGGTGAGGAGGTCCAACATGCTTGATTAGAAGTTAATTCTCTAATGA is drawn from Solanum stenotomum isolate F172 unplaced genomic scaffold, ASM1918654v1 scaffold6733, whole genome shotgun sequence and contains these coding sequences:
- the LOC125852909 gene encoding fanconi-associated nuclease 1 homolog isoform X2 encodes the protein MMLKGRESLIRLIGRRRRFLRRRSLITSSVPQIGCKEDKDEVNTESGNGNGNGDEESGNGNGNGDEEWVDCPVCGTKVRGEEPVINSHLDKCLARGTKRKLSQCTLFQLKFCTRPKVTASSIDSDLTRTEFGSSANDGDIHALASEMRNSDVSKNNVQDESSSSSVSLTLTTSRSNIFTRNSSICNRVDRAENLDGLPDFDNECKPLSGAKSMQIVGLEVFPQHQISDDRIDNFTGSPLSLSENRTPTFVEPLEDDDNSKILLDTFIVGRKFADDTELIIGAMVMLSRDSENVKDPNAIKVLTKDTGHSKELGFIPRELAQYVSPLIDNFQMRFEGHITSIPRHPHAVVPIQIYSSSIASFGEKDSSSLQEFNSFRRNALCAAEFSKTRPPIPAKYQHNLLLLLKEVLKINAHLFAEGEKTLLKAFLSLSDDSQRLFARLYARKGPWFRTASISYAEICDYKEAVKGLSEAECVTLFESIDKLQIGDLKEVLDVLNVGELRDLYSLNKSHKKIVRNSDHGIRKQDYVGRLLGAYESGLCPNLQSMILGKTGSCIRISALAESVFWRAERLFFLNGEQDLSAFLLVDLGIVKYPAYNCIFTDQIFPDRSDLLSYEEAIEVAQVMDESLDENNNELVSRCIEISASHVSSFVEEDRSSHFGSMTAFLSCFSASWVYSKVILLGVSFLEHERRYKDAIDLLKLLLVKFKSDRRRGYWTLRLSIDLEHVGCLDESLEVAEKGLLDSWVRAGCIVALQRRVLRLGKPPRRWKTPSFSNSINRKIVEVQGRPVNCKTGVKNVFYGEDGERCGVEELALEYYAGEGGCWHGVHTESGIWLTIFGLLMWDIVFADVPNVFRTKFQTAPLDLETDSFYEVRRGLIEGLLDKIEHGMAEELLIMSWESHMGTVCRGVKWDKHSLSELRAAVTCIGGPCLASICRNLAQDYRSWSSGMPDLLLWRFHDNYRGEAKLVEVKGPRDKLSEQQRAWLLFLMDCGFNVEVCKVSHSPI
- the LOC125852909 gene encoding fanconi-associated nuclease 1 homolog isoform X1; this encodes MMLKGRESLIRLIGRRRRFLRRRSLITSSVPQIGCKEDKDEVNTESGNGNGNGDEESGNGNGNGDEEWVDCPVCGTKVRGEEPVINSHLDKCLARGTKRKLSQCTLFQLKFCTRPKVTASSIDSDLTRTEFGSSANDGDIHALASEMRNSDVSKNNVQDESSSSSVSLTLTTSRSNIFTRNSSICNRVDRAENLDGLPDFDNECKPLSGAKSMQIVGLEVFPQHQISDDRIDNFTGSPLSLSENRTPTFVEPLEDDDNSKILLDTFIVGRKFADDTELIIGAMVMLSRDSENVKDPNAIKVLTKDTGHSKELGFIPRELAQYVSPLIDNFQMRFEGHITSIPRHPHAVVPIQIYSSSIASFGEKDSSSLQEFNSFRRNALCAAEFSKTRPPIPAKYQHNLLLLLKEVLKINAHLFAEGEKTLLKAFLSLSDDSQRLFARLYARKGPWFRTASISYAEICDYKEAVKGLSEAECVTLFESIDKLQIGDLKEVLDVLNVGELRDLYSLNKSHKKIVRNSDHGIRKQDYVGRLLGAYESGLCPNLQSMILGKTGSCIRISALAESVFWRAERLFFLNGEQDLSAFLLVDLGIVKYPAYNCIFTDQIFPDRSDLLSYEEAIEVAQVMDESLDENNNELVSRCIEISASHVSSFVEEDRSSHFGSMTAFLSCFSASWVYSKVILLGVSFLEHERRYKDAIDLLKLLLVKFKSDRRRGYWTLRLSIDLEHVGCLDESLEVAEKGLLDSWVRAGCIVALQRRVLRLGKPPRRWKTPSFSNSINRKIVEVQVQGRPVNCKTGVKNVFYGEDGERCGVEELALEYYAGEGGCWHGVHTESGIWLTIFGLLMWDIVFADVPNVFRTKFQTAPLDLETDSFYEVRRGLIEGLLDKIEHGMAEELLIMSWESHMGTVCRGVKWDKHSLSELRAAVTCIGGPCLASICRNLAQDYRSWSSGMPDLLLWRFHDNYRGEAKLVEVKGPRDKLSEQQRAWLLFLMDCGFNVEVCKVSHSPI